A region of Chloracidobacterium sp. DNA encodes the following proteins:
- a CDS encoding TlpA family protein disulfide reductase, whose product MIRVISLFLILFSSVAVMAQSGRVPPNSPDRFDTPALVGELTLKQMFDEANGYLKAKAIEYDAKKIVFNERVLKQSQLEQRQLSAKYAAMATQRKDLVGDDFYYLGMLYWIAENLDGTADNLRNFIAFDGLSPDRRQTARSIVVVVLAKQKKLADAEHLLAEYLKSEPKKLAERAKMEGELAKAYQAQKDFARMAPHADEDFKVAKLMLNEPSLKNRVLDEIFDAGLLVFEAYRELGNQKNAETALEDLRVVAAATSSTDLYYYSVDQRVKYLIETGRKPQAQEYFLTSVIKAEKAFDSAALRTDVISRLKKREKHYKLLGEPAPELQMIDQWFPGEQKSFANMKGKVILLDFWATWCGPCYEAFPLLKEWHQDHSREGLVILGVTKYYGRVNSVAADNLGEIESLKRFRETQKLPYDFVVAKDASSQLLYGATALPTTILIDRKGVIRYAESGTSQVRLAQIREMVLKLLAEK is encoded by the coding sequence ATGATACGAGTTATTTCATTATTCCTGATTCTATTTTCGTCTGTCGCGGTGATGGCCCAATCGGGCCGTGTACCCCCAAACTCGCCTGATAGGTTCGACACTCCTGCCTTGGTTGGCGAGTTAACCCTCAAGCAAATGTTTGATGAAGCAAACGGATACCTCAAGGCAAAAGCAATCGAGTATGACGCGAAAAAAATTGTCTTTAACGAGCGAGTTCTAAAACAATCACAACTCGAACAGCGGCAGCTCTCCGCAAAATATGCTGCAATGGCAACGCAGCGTAAAGATCTAGTAGGAGATGATTTTTATTATCTTGGAATGCTGTACTGGATAGCAGAGAATCTAGATGGCACGGCTGATAACCTTCGTAATTTTATCGCTTTTGATGGATTATCTCCCGATCGCCGTCAGACTGCGCGTTCGATAGTCGTAGTTGTTTTGGCTAAGCAAAAAAAGCTTGCCGACGCCGAACATCTCTTGGCAGAATATTTGAAATCAGAGCCAAAAAAACTTGCGGAACGTGCAAAAATGGAGGGCGAACTTGCCAAAGCCTATCAGGCCCAAAAGGATTTTGCCCGCATGGCTCCGCACGCAGATGAGGATTTCAAAGTAGCCAAACTGATGCTGAATGAGCCGTCTTTAAAAAACCGCGTTCTTGATGAGATCTTTGATGCGGGGTTACTTGTTTTTGAGGCTTATCGCGAACTCGGCAATCAAAAAAATGCAGAAACTGCTCTCGAGGATCTTCGAGTTGTAGCGGCGGCAACATCTTCCACCGACCTTTATTATTATTCCGTTGATCAACGGGTCAAATATCTTATTGAAACAGGACGCAAGCCGCAAGCACAGGAGTATTTTCTGACATCAGTCATCAAAGCAGAAAAGGCCTTTGACTCTGCGGCCTTGCGAACCGATGTTATTTCACGTCTGAAGAAGCGTGAAAAACACTATAAATTACTCGGCGAGCCTGCACCGGAATTGCAGATGATCGATCAATGGTTTCCAGGCGAACAAAAATCTTTTGCTAACATGAAGGGCAAGGTTATTCTGCTTGATTTTTGGGCGACCTGGTGCGGGCCATGCTATGAAGCATTTCCATTGCTGAAGGAATGGCATCAGGATCATTCGCGGGAAGGCTTGGTTATACTTGGCGTGACAAAATACTATGGCAGAGTGAACAGCGTTGCGGCCGATAATCTTGGCGAGATAGAAAGTCTCAAGCGTTTTCGTGAGACTCAAAAACTGCCATATGATTTTGTCGTTGCGAAGGATGCCAGCAGTCAGCTGCTCTACGGAGCAACGGCGCTGCCGACGACTATTTTGATCGATCGAAAAGGTGTAATACGTTACGCTGAATCAGGCACCAGCCAAGTGCGGCTCGCCCAAATTCGCGAAATGGTCTTAAAACTTCTTGCGGAAAAATGA
- the thiO gene encoding glycine oxidase ThiO yields the protein MHPEVLIIGGGVIGLSIARELHKQGVRRITLLEKKACGQEASWAAAGMLSPQVEADEPGAFFDLCCTSRDFYPAFADELLEETGINVELDRTGTLYLAFNDKDVSEINRRFEWQENTGLAIEVISANEIRHREPSISQDVRKALFFQNDWQIENRKLTSALKRYAEINGVDIRENTQVERLVVENGRVVGAKTPESTITADLIVAATGAWTSLIKLGDVDMPLEVEPVRGQIIAFRSMHTLITHVICSSFGYLVPRLDGRLLAGSTTENVNFDKSVTETASVSLRKMACKLVPSIDDMEIADQWAGLRPFAADGLPVLGSVGGVEGLFIATAHYRNGILLAPLTAKLTADKLVNGTDSHYFARFRADRFYPRSVGIGS from the coding sequence ATGCATCCAGAAGTACTAATAATCGGTGGCGGCGTGATCGGCTTGAGCATTGCCAGAGAACTGCACAAACAAGGCGTCAGACGGATCACTTTGCTTGAAAAAAAGGCTTGCGGCCAGGAAGCTTCGTGGGCCGCAGCCGGAATGCTCAGCCCGCAGGTCGAGGCTGACGAGCCTGGAGCATTTTTTGATCTGTGCTGCACTTCCCGTGATTTCTATCCGGCGTTTGCCGACGAATTGTTAGAGGAGACCGGTATTAATGTAGAACTTGATCGTACCGGGACACTTTATTTGGCATTCAACGACAAAGATGTTTCTGAGATTAATAGGCGTTTTGAATGGCAAGAAAATACCGGCCTCGCAATCGAGGTTATTTCTGCGAACGAAATTCGACACCGCGAACCTTCTATATCGCAAGATGTGCGAAAAGCCCTGTTCTTTCAAAACGACTGGCAGATTGAGAATCGAAAATTAACTTCGGCACTAAAACGCTACGCGGAGATAAACGGCGTCGATATTCGTGAAAATACCCAAGTAGAAAGACTCGTTGTCGAAAATGGACGTGTGGTTGGTGCAAAAACGCCTGAAAGCACGATAACCGCTGACCTTATTGTGGCTGCAACCGGAGCATGGACATCGCTCATCAAATTGGGCGATGTTGATATGCCGTTAGAGGTCGAACCGGTTCGCGGTCAGATCATCGCGTTTCGCTCGATGCATACGTTGATCACGCATGTTATTTGCAGTTCGTTTGGCTATTTGGTGCCGCGACTGGATGGGCGGCTGTTGGCTGGTTCCACGACGGAGAATGTAAATTTTGATAAATCGGTGACGGAAACAGCGTCGGTGTCCCTAAGAAAAATGGCGTGTAAGCTTGTCCCAAGTATTGACGATATGGAAATTGCCGATCAATGGGCCGGCCTGCGTCCCTTTGCTGCGGATGGTCTGCCTGTGCTTGGTTCCGTCGGTGGTGTCGAAGGCCTTTTCATTGCGACGGCTCATTATCGCAATGGGATTTTGCTCGCTCCATTGACAGCAAAGTTAACCGCGGATAAATTGGTCAACGGAACAGATTCTCATTATTTTGCGAGGTTCAGAGCAGATCGGTTTTATCCGCGTAGTGTTGGCATAGGTTCATAA
- a CDS encoding isocitrate dehydrogenase (NAD(+)) gives MKHTITLIPGDGIGPEIVAATVRVIEATGVDIEWETQILGAQALEKYGDTLPDASIEAMRRNKVSLKGPIMTPIGKGFTSVNVGLRRALDLFANVRPIKALPNIKCRYPELDLIIVRENTEGLYSGLEHTVVPGVVESLKIITEKASTRIAKYAFEYARDNGRKKVTAVHKANIMKLSDGLFLECFYNVAKDFPDIEADDKIIDNCCMQLVMKPEQFDIMVMENLYGDIVSDLCAGLIGGLGLAPGANIGELGAVFEAVHGSAPDIAGQGIANPTALMLSAIQMLRYLGERDAAERFETALFAVFEEGRSITKDLGGNAKTNEFARAIEEKIKAGASASAK, from the coding sequence ATGAAACATACCATTACACTTATTCCCGGCGACGGCATCGGCCCTGAGATCGTCGCGGCAACCGTTCGAGTGATCGAGGCCACCGGCGTCGATATCGAATGGGAAACGCAGATCCTCGGTGCGCAGGCACTGGAAAAATATGGCGACACGCTGCCAGACGCGTCGATCGAAGCGATGCGGCGGAATAAAGTCTCGCTCAAAGGGCCGATCATGACGCCTATCGGCAAAGGATTTACGTCGGTCAACGTCGGCCTGCGGAGGGCTCTTGACCTGTTTGCGAATGTCCGCCCGATCAAGGCCTTACCAAATATCAAATGCCGTTACCCTGAACTGGATCTGATCATAGTCCGCGAAAATACCGAAGGCCTTTACTCGGGGCTTGAACATACGGTCGTTCCCGGCGTGGTTGAAAGCCTCAAGATAATCACTGAAAAAGCCTCGACACGTATTGCCAAATACGCCTTTGAATATGCCCGCGACAACGGCCGCAAAAAGGTCACGGCCGTCCACAAAGCGAACATTATGAAGCTGTCGGACGGCCTTTTCCTTGAGTGCTTTTACAATGTCGCAAAGGACTTTCCCGACATCGAAGCAGACGACAAAATCATCGACAACTGCTGTATGCAGCTTGTGATGAAGCCCGAGCAATTTGACATTATGGTCATGGAAAATCTCTATGGCGACATTGTCTCGGATCTTTGTGCAGGTCTCATCGGCGGACTCGGTCTTGCTCCCGGAGCAAATATTGGCGAATTGGGGGCGGTCTTTGAGGCGGTTCACGGTTCTGCACCGGACATCGCGGGTCAGGGGATTGCCAATCCGACCGCGCTGATGCTTTCGGCAATTCAAATGTTGCGTTATCTCGGCGAAAGAGATGCGGCGGAGCGTTTTGAAACAGCCTTGTTTGCGGTATTCGAGGAAGGCAGATCCATCACCAAAGACCTCGGCGGCAACGCAAAAACCAACGAATTTGCGCGAGCCATCGAAGAAAAAATAAAGGCCGGAGCATCTGCCTCGGCCAAATGA
- a CDS encoding M13 family metallopeptidase: MHRIHKQKIVVLLLLASFITWVVPVQAQSIGLDIAGMDRSVDPGDDFFGFTNGGWYKATEIPADRTSLGIFQGIANEVNKRNAELITEAGKSNTPEGKMVGDYYTAFMDEATIESRGLEPIKTDLSAIASIKNKAQLSSMLGSQLRADVDPLNATNYYTDRIFGLWVSADFNNPKMNVPYLLQGGLGLPDREVYLGTDEESKDTQEKYRTHIANVLRLANISEPEAKAARIYDLENKIAQTHATREESANVAKSNNPWKMSDFAKAAPGLDWKSYFKSAGLSSQPMVMVWHPNAIKGTSSLVAGQGIDVWKEYLTFRILERSSGLLPKAFADESFNFNGKQLAGLRQQRPRNMRAISVTSGALSDAVGKMYTEKYFPAKAKTEIQTLVKNIIAAFRQRIDKIEWMSPETRAKAKAKVDTIYVGVGYPDKWRSYEGLKIIPNDALGNSQRVSMFNYKHHLSKLGKPVDKGEWWMAAQVVNAVNYPLQNALSFPAAILNPPFFDMNADPVANYGSIGSVIGHEISHSFDATGSLFDAEGKYQNWWTPQDLEHFQNAARMLTAQFDTYEPLPGLRVNGKLTLDENIADLAGLAAAYDGYRAAYGGKEAPTVDGLTGDQRFFIAYGQAHRGKMRPETMKFIVTNDGHAPDEYRAATVRNMDSWYKAFNVQPGKKLYLAPEARVKVW, from the coding sequence ATGCATAGAATTCACAAGCAAAAGATAGTTGTTCTACTGTTACTGGCCAGTTTTATTACTTGGGTTGTTCCTGTTCAAGCTCAGTCGATCGGGCTGGACATCGCCGGAATGGATCGGTCGGTCGATCCGGGCGACGATTTTTTTGGCTTCACTAACGGCGGCTGGTATAAGGCAACGGAAATTCCGGCTGATCGAACTTCGCTGGGCATTTTTCAGGGTATCGCAAACGAAGTGAACAAGCGAAATGCCGAATTGATAACCGAAGCAGGCAAATCAAATACGCCCGAAGGCAAAATGGTTGGTGATTATTACACTGCTTTTATGGATGAGGCAACGATAGAGTCTCGCGGCCTCGAACCGATCAAAACTGACTTGTCTGCGATAGCTTCGATCAAGAATAAAGCACAGCTTTCGAGCATGCTGGGATCACAGCTTCGAGCTGATGTTGATCCGCTGAATGCGACCAATTATTACACGGACCGCATTTTTGGCCTTTGGGTTTCAGCAGATTTTAATAATCCGAAGATGAATGTGCCGTATTTGCTGCAAGGCGGACTCGGCCTGCCGGACCGCGAGGTTTATCTTGGCACTGACGAAGAAAGTAAAGATACGCAGGAAAAATATCGAACGCACATAGCCAATGTTCTCCGTCTTGCAAATATCAGCGAGCCGGAAGCAAAAGCTGCGCGCATTTACGATCTTGAAAATAAGATCGCCCAGACACACGCCACGCGTGAGGAATCAGCCAACGTAGCCAAGTCAAACAATCCGTGGAAGATGTCGGATTTTGCCAAGGCCGCTCCGGGATTGGATTGGAAGTCGTATTTTAAATCGGCTGGCCTCTCATCGCAGCCGATGGTAATGGTTTGGCATCCAAATGCGATCAAAGGTACGTCAAGCCTCGTAGCGGGCCAAGGCATTGATGTGTGGAAAGAGTATCTTACATTTCGCATTCTCGAACGCTCGTCAGGCCTATTGCCGAAAGCTTTCGCTGACGAAAGTTTTAACTTCAACGGAAAACAACTCGCAGGCCTGCGTCAGCAAAGGCCGCGCAACATGAGAGCGATCAGCGTTACGAGCGGAGCACTTAGCGATGCTGTCGGTAAGATGTACACGGAAAAATACTTTCCTGCAAAAGCGAAGACTGAAATTCAAACTCTTGTAAAAAATATCATCGCCGCTTTCCGGCAACGGATCGACAAGATCGAATGGATGTCACCCGAAACACGCGCAAAGGCTAAGGCAAAGGTCGATACCATCTATGTAGGTGTAGGTTATCCCGACAAATGGCGCAGTTATGAGGGGCTAAAGATCATTCCTAATGATGCACTTGGCAACTCTCAGCGTGTAAGCATGTTCAACTACAAACACCACCTGTCAAAGCTCGGCAAACCCGTCGATAAAGGCGAATGGTGGATGGCAGCACAAGTGGTCAACGCTGTAAATTATCCGTTGCAAAATGCCTTAAGTTTCCCTGCAGCGATCCTCAATCCGCCGTTCTTTGATATGAACGCCGATCCGGTCGCCAATTATGGAAGCATCGGTTCTGTGATCGGTCACGAGATCAGCCACAGTTTCGACGCGACAGGATCTCTGTTCGATGCTGAAGGAAAATATCAGAATTGGTGGACACCACAGGACCTTGAGCATTTTCAGAACGCGGCGCGAATGCTGACAGCCCAGTTTGACACCTACGAACCGCTCCCGGGATTGCGTGTCAACGGCAAATTAACACTCGACGAGAATATAGCGGATCTTGCGGGCCTTGCCGCAGCTTATGATGGTTACCGCGCGGCATATGGCGGTAAAGAAGCTCCAACCGTTGACGGCCTGACCGGAGACCAGCGTTTCTTTATCGCGTATGGCCAAGCTCATCGTGGTAAGATGCGACCGGAAACAATGAAATTCATAGTCACGAATGACGGACACGCGCCGGACGAATATCGAGCAGCTACAGTTCGTAATATGGATTCGTGGTACAAGGCATTTAACGTACAGCCCGGAAAGAAGCTGTACCTCGCTCCTGAGGCGAGAGTTAAAGTCTGGTAA
- a CDS encoding nuclear transport factor 2 family protein: MKRIFFVAAFILAVSAVAFAQQKNAKLEATLIEMDKAWTAAELKGDMKAISTYVADDYQGTTPDGKTQTKAQYLAEIKATKDTDVADEYAVRFFGDVAIMTHRGTVKGEKPVQYRSTHVWVNRGGKWMIVSHHSSEIAADAAKPAPKEMAAPTEKRKPRIAPLSTSSPATDEAKPDK; encoded by the coding sequence ATGAAACGGATTTTTTTCGTTGCGGCATTTATTTTGGCCGTAAGTGCTGTCGCTTTTGCACAGCAAAAGAATGCCAAACTCGAAGCCACACTGATCGAGATGGATAAGGCATGGACCGCCGCTGAACTAAAGGGCGATATGAAAGCCATCAGCACATATGTCGCCGATGATTACCAAGGAACGACCCCTGACGGAAAAACGCAAACTAAGGCCCAATATCTCGCCGAGATCAAGGCGACAAAAGATACTGATGTAGCCGATGAATATGCGGTCAGATTTTTTGGCGATGTTGCCATCATGACACATCGCGGCACTGTGAAAGGAGAAAAGCCGGTTCAGTACCGCAGCACGCACGTCTGGGTAAATCGCGGAGGCAAATGGATGATCGTCTCTCATCACAGCAGCGAGATCGCCGCAGACGCTGCAAAACCCGCTCCAAAAGAAATGGCCGCACCTACCGAAAAAAGGAAGCCGAGAATCGCACCCTTGAGCACCAGTTCTCCAGCAACAGACGAAGCAAAGCCAGACAAGTAA
- a CDS encoding DoxX family protein, which produces MQQNDIIGNLPVLFSALLMSILFIQSGLDKVFDWKGNLEWLTGHFSKTFLSSMVPMMLATITVMELATGFLSLAGIVYFLAIGSTVLIFYASVLGAASITALFFGQRIAKDYPGAAVLVPYFILLIVMMYLTKITS; this is translated from the coding sequence ATGCAGCAAAACGACATCATCGGCAATCTCCCCGTTTTATTCAGCGCTCTGCTGATGAGCATTCTCTTTATTCAATCAGGCCTGGATAAAGTATTCGACTGGAAAGGCAATCTCGAATGGCTCACCGGCCATTTTTCCAAGACGTTTCTGAGCAGCATGGTGCCGATGATGCTTGCGACCATAACCGTGATGGAACTTGCCACGGGATTTTTGTCTCTAGCAGGGATAGTTTATTTCCTTGCCATCGGCTCGACGGTTTTGATCTTCTACGCTTCGGTGCTTGGAGCGGCATCGATTACCGCACTCTTCTTCGGCCAACGAATCGCCAAAGACTATCCCGGCGCCGCCGTCCTTGTTCCTTACTTCATTTTGCTGATCGTGATGATGTATCTGACAAAGATCACGTCGTGA
- a CDS encoding aminopeptidase P N-terminal domain-containing protein has translation MRGQLKRFIEAMDENSIAIIPAAHEATRSYDTEYKFRQDSDFLYLTGFPEPDAVAVIDPKAKKPYTLFVRPRDLEMETWFGRREGVDGAVKNYKADRAFPIEKFELELGKLLDGHDTLYYRFGVDEKLDQQIIRYLSNQRQRRLKSPYPPHTIVDPTILIHEMRLHKMPNEVELMQKAATISAEAHILAMKKAKPGMNEFQIESLIEAYMRDNGASGVAYNSIIGSGENATILHYVENNRPLKDGDLLLIDAGAEYQGYAADITRTFPVNGKFSKAQREIYDVVLDVQLQCIEATKTGNTVVKRQELSIELLTEGMKKLGLLKGKTKDLIKKKSYMKYYMHGVGHYLGLDVHDAGRYFTDQTAKNSRPFDPGMVLTVEPGLYIPPDDKSAPAKYRGIGIRIEDDVLVTKEGNLNLTAKVPKDPAEIEAIMQKPVRAEARTK, from the coding sequence ATGCGAGGACAACTAAAACGATTTATTGAGGCGATGGACGAAAATTCGATCGCGATCATTCCGGCGGCACACGAAGCGACACGCAGCTACGACACCGAATATAAATTTCGGCAGGACTCAGATTTTCTATACCTGACAGGCTTTCCCGAGCCTGATGCAGTTGCAGTCATAGATCCGAAAGCGAAAAAGCCGTACACGCTCTTCGTCCGCCCGCGCGATCTCGAAATGGAAACGTGGTTCGGGCGCCGCGAGGGCGTCGATGGCGCTGTTAAGAATTACAAAGCCGATAGAGCTTTTCCAATAGAGAAATTTGAATTGGAACTCGGTAAATTGCTTGATGGCCACGACACGCTTTATTACCGATTCGGCGTTGATGAAAAACTCGATCAGCAAATTATTCGATACCTGTCTAATCAACGTCAGCGCCGGCTAAAGTCGCCATATCCGCCGCACACGATCGTCGATCCGACGATCCTCATACACGAGATGCGGCTGCACAAAATGCCAAACGAGGTCGAATTGATGCAAAAGGCTGCGACCATTTCTGCCGAGGCACACATTCTCGCGATGAAAAAGGCCAAGCCCGGAATGAACGAGTTTCAGATTGAATCGCTGATCGAGGCTTACATGCGTGACAACGGCGCGAGCGGCGTTGCGTACAATTCGATCATCGGCAGCGGCGAAAACGCGACGATCCTTCACTATGTCGAGAACAATCGCCCGCTAAAAGACGGTGATCTGCTCCTGATCGACGCCGGTGCTGAGTATCAAGGCTACGCTGCCGACATCACTCGCACATTTCCGGTCAACGGCAAATTCAGTAAGGCCCAGCGTGAGATCTACGACGTTGTACTTGATGTTCAGCTTCAGTGTATCGAGGCAACAAAGACAGGCAACACTGTTGTGAAACGCCAGGAACTTTCGATCGAGCTTTTGACCGAAGGGATGAAAAAACTCGGACTCCTAAAAGGCAAGACGAAAGATCTCATCAAAAAGAAGTCTTACATGAAATACTACATGCACGGCGTCGGCCATTATCTTGGCCTCGACGTTCACGATGCCGGAAGATATTTCACCGACCAAACCGCAAAGAATTCACGCCCCTTCGATCCGGGCATGGTACTCACGGTCGAGCCGGGCCTTTACATTCCACCTGATGACAAGTCCGCACCCGCAAAATATCGCGGCATCGGCATCCGCATCGAAGACGACGTTCTCGTTACAAAGGAAGGCAATTTAAACTTAACCGCCAAAGTGCCAAAAGATCCCGCCGAGATCGAAGCAATAATGCAGAAGCCCGTGCGTGCAGAAGCCCGCACGAAGTAA